The Halarchaeum grantii genome contains a region encoding:
- a CDS encoding 30S ribosomal protein S7 — MSTEEAPEPEQPAGGEESADADLFGVWDVSEISYADPSTKRYITVTPIAHTMGRHASKQFQKSKISVVERLTNRLMKTGRNAGKKQQALKIVREAFELVHERTEENPVQVLVTAVENAAPREETVRLKYGGISVPKAVDVAPQRRVDQALKFITDGAHSDSFKTSTSAAEALANQLVRAADYDVQVYAISQKEEKERVAAAAR, encoded by the coding sequence ATGTCCACGGAAGAAGCCCCCGAGCCCGAGCAGCCCGCTGGTGGCGAGGAGTCCGCGGACGCCGACCTCTTCGGCGTCTGGGACGTCTCCGAAATCAGCTACGCTGACCCGTCCACGAAGCGCTACATCACCGTGACGCCCATCGCGCACACGATGGGGCGCCACGCGTCCAAGCAGTTCCAGAAGAGCAAGATCTCCGTCGTCGAGCGGCTCACCAACCGCCTGATGAAGACCGGCCGGAACGCCGGCAAGAAGCAGCAGGCGCTCAAGATCGTTCGCGAGGCCTTCGAGCTCGTCCACGAGCGCACCGAGGAGAACCCGGTGCAGGTGCTTGTCACGGCCGTCGAGAACGCCGCGCCGCGCGAGGAGACCGTCCGCCTGAAGTACGGTGGCATCTCCGTCCCGAAGGCGGTCGACGTCGCGCCCCAGCGCCGCGTCGATCAGGCGCTCAAGTTCATCACGGACGGCGCGCACTCCGACTCGTTCAAGACGTCGACGTCCGCCGCCGAAGCGCTCGCGAACCAGCTCGTCCGCGCCGCCGACTACGACGTGCAGGTCTACGCGATCTCCCAGAAGGAGGAGAAGGAGCGCGTCGCGGCGGCTGCCCGCTAA
- a CDS encoding 30S ribosomal protein S12, with protein MPNGKYAARKLKKDRQTHRWSDSDYARRERGLSERSDPLEGAPQGRGIVLEKVGIEAKQPNSAIRKCVRVQLIKNGKQVTAFCPGDGAISFIDEHDEVTIAGIGGAKGRAMGDLSGVNYKVEKVNGVSMIELVRGNAEKPVR; from the coding sequence ATGCCGAACGGCAAGTACGCCGCGCGTAAACTCAAGAAGGACCGCCAGACACACCGGTGGTCCGACTCTGACTACGCGCGCCGTGAGCGGGGTCTCTCGGAGCGCTCGGACCCCCTCGAGGGCGCGCCGCAGGGTCGAGGTATCGTTCTGGAGAAGGTCGGCATCGAGGCCAAACAGCCGAACTCCGCCATCCGGAAATGTGTCCGCGTTCAGCTCATCAAGAACGGGAAACAGGTCACCGCGTTCTGCCCCGGTGACGGCGCCATCTCGTTCATCGACGAGCACGACGAGGTCACGATCGCCGGCATCGGTGGCGCGAAGGGTCGCGCCATGGGTGACCTCTCCGGTGTCAACTACAAGGTCGAGAAGGTCAACGGCGTCTCGATGATCGAACTCGTCCGCGGGAACGCGGAGAAACCTGTCCGATAA
- a CDS encoding DUF5781 family protein: MDVQVMGAVPAGPFLGARDLFEYEYDLEKPVEVHVRENPDERTWAGHYDDHHVLNISRRAATSVMARELALHEYAHMHRYEDAHVSHTMGLSEVLFLALPGRRVERRVLQQCEQLANHAKDIYADDITLDVAPADKLLTFLESQLATALAERSAAASGPTGGSRLTAAADPEMTAVNAAFALALLERHDAVSEGHRIYEFADLADADAPGVDLPWFKEQFRTLARDPDESVYRRALVDLVRAFVDAHETTTGPAAD, from the coding sequence ATGGACGTACAGGTCATGGGTGCCGTCCCCGCCGGACCGTTTCTCGGGGCGCGGGACCTCTTCGAATACGAGTACGACCTCGAGAAGCCGGTGGAAGTGCACGTCCGCGAGAACCCGGACGAGCGAACGTGGGCCGGCCACTACGACGACCACCACGTGCTCAACATCTCGCGGCGCGCCGCCACCTCCGTGATGGCTCGCGAACTCGCGCTCCACGAGTACGCGCATATGCACCGATACGAGGACGCACACGTCTCGCACACGATGGGGCTCTCCGAGGTACTCTTCCTCGCGCTCCCCGGTCGGCGCGTCGAGCGCCGCGTCCTCCAACAGTGCGAGCAGCTCGCGAACCACGCGAAGGACATCTACGCCGACGACATCACGCTCGACGTCGCGCCCGCCGACAAACTCCTCACCTTCCTCGAATCGCAACTCGCCACCGCGCTCGCCGAGCGCTCCGCCGCCGCCAGCGGCCCCACGGGTGGCTCACGACTGACCGCCGCGGCCGATCCGGAGATGACGGCGGTGAACGCCGCGTTCGCGCTCGCGCTCCTCGAGCGACACGACGCCGTCTCCGAGGGCCACCGAATCTACGAGTTCGCCGACCTCGCCGACGCCGACGCCCCCGGCGTCGACCTCCCGTGGTTCAAAGAGCAGTTCCGCACGCTCGCGCGCGACCCGGACGAATCCGTCTACCGGCGCGCGCTCGTCGACCTCGTGCGCGCGTTCGTCGACGCCCACGAAACCACGACCGGCCCGGCGGCCGACTGA